Below is a window of Methanocaldococcus jannaschii DSM 2661 DNA.
ATAGATGCTGAAAATGAGGTTATAAAAGATGAAGAGATTTTAGAGAGGTTGGAAAAGATATCAAAAGTTGTTATGACAGTTCAAGCTAAGAGAGTTGATGCTTTTGAATTGTTAGAGCTTTATGCATCTTATGGCTTTGATTTATGTGTTGTTTTAGGAAACAAGCAGTATTTAACTGAAAAAGAAAGAAAATTTAAAAATTATAGGATTTTGGATGTTATCAAAGAGGCTATGAGATGTAGCAGAGATATTTGGGTTGGAATTGAGGGAGTTGAGAGTTTGGTTAAAGATATTGTAGAGGAACATAACCTTATAGCTTATTATCTGTATGGGCAAGAATGCAGTATAAACTCAAAGAGAGCTATATATGTCCCTTATGCTACAAAGATTAATGAGAATGCGTTAGAATCTATGAAAGGTTATCTAAATAGAAGGAAAAACTATAGAGGTAATTGGAGAGATTTTATATTGTCTTTGAATGATGAGGAAAGCATAGAGAGGATTAAAAATAATGATATAGTTGTTGGTTATCCAATAATTCCAAATAAAGAGGAGATATTAAATTTTGTTAGATGTTTTAGTGTATAATTTTACACTGTATAATAAAACAACTTTACAAACGCTTTTTTAACTTTTTCTTTGGCTTTTTCTTTTTCAATATCTGATTTAGCTTTAATCTCTTCCTCTATTGCTTCACTTAACTCTTTTAGAAGCTTACTTGGAACTTTTGGAAGATACGGACTTGTAATTTTTGCTAAATTCTTTGCAGTTTCTAAATCATTGACAATATAGAAGAACATAATTCTTGCTAAGGCTTGTGTAAATTCAGTACTTACATTCCAAACAAGTTTTTTATAATCTTTATAGGATTTTTTTATTTCCATTTAAAAAGCTATTATACATCTTCTCAAAATTTAATGGTCTTTGATTCTTCATCAGATGTAAGATAAACAACCTTAACTCCCTCTCTCCTCAACTTTGTGTAGATATATCTTGCAATGGTAGTTTTACCCATTCCAGCTAAGCCCAAGACGCAAGCTGAGCCATAAGTATTTAAGGCATCTATTAAATTATCTTCAAAACCTCTTTTAACATACCACTTTATCTCCATTTTTAACACCATTTTAATTAAAAAGTAGTATGACTACATATTTAAGATTTTGAACATTAATTTATATATAATATTTTTCTTATACTGCAATAAAACCTTATACAAAAAAGAAATTTTTACATTTTAACCAAAAAAGCTTTGAAACAGTAAATAAGATAAAAATAGGATAAAAAAATTACTTCTGTCCAAACATCTCTTGCTTCTCTTCCTCTGTTAATAAAGCAACTATCTCTTCTGGCTTACCAACTTTTATTAACTTACCATTTCTCATCAATCCAGCTCTATCACATACATTCAATACAAAGTCCATATCGTGTGAAACAATAATATATGTTTGCTCCAACTCTATCCTTGATTTGTGGATTGATTCAGCAACTGTGTTTCTTGTTATTGGGTCCATTGTCCCAGTAGGCTCATCTAATATAACAACTCTTGGCTCTTTTATTAAAACTTGTGCTAAAGCACATCTATGCCTCTCCCCAACACTCAATTCATGAGGATATTTGTCTAAAATCTCCTCTGCCTCTTCTTCACTAAATCCTACTGAAACCAACGTATAAACCGCCTTCATTCTTGCAAATTCATCTGGAAGTTCTAAACCAATAGCCTCTGTTAAATTCTCTAAGATAGTTCTATGTGGATAGAGGGCATATTCTTGGAATAATATACCAATATACCTCTTAGCCCTTCCTCTACCCATAGGTCCAGGTTTAGTCATATCAACCCATTCATCTCCAACTCTAAACCAGTATTTTCCTTTTGAAGGTGGAAGAACTCCAGCAATAATCTTTGCTAATGTTGTTTTTCCAGCTCCACTTGTTCCAACTAAACCAAATATTTCTCTCTCCCTAATGTTTAAAGTTACATTATCAACTGCTTTAATAACTCCTCTCTCAACAGAACAGTAGTGTTTTGAAACATTTTCTAACTTTATAATGTCCTCTTTAATTTCAACTTCTGTTTCTGGTTTTTTAAACTCTTTAACTGTTTCCATGAATTTATTAACAACTTCCTCTGAAGTTCCTTCCATTATGATTTCTCCCTTATCTAACCAAATTGCCTTCTCTGTTAGCTCAGCAATAACCTCTGGCCAGTGAGAGGTTAAGATTAAGCTTATCTTATTCTTAATAACAAGTTCTTTTAAAGCTGAATGAACCAATTTAGCAGTTTGAGGGTCTAAGGTCCCAGTTGGTTCATCAGCTAAGAATATAAATGGCTCTTTAGCTATTTGCCTTGCTAAAACTACCCTCTGCTTCTCTCCTCCACTTAAATCTCTTGCAATGTGGGTTATTCTATGCTCCAACTTAACCATTTTGATTAACTTTAATGCCATATCAATAGCTTCCTTCCCTTCATAACCTGCCTGATGTAAAGCTTCTAAGATATTTTCAAGAACAGTTTTCTCCCCATATAAAGCAAAAGTTCTCTGAAGCATTATAGCAATTTTTCTTTTTAAATTATAGGTGTATTTTTTGTCATTCCAAAAATCCACTTCTATTTTTTTAAGCTCATTTCCACATTTTTTACAAGGAGTTCCAGCTTTTGAAGGGACATCCACATAGCCACATTTTTCACAGTAGGAGACATGATAAATAATCTGCCCTTCAGTTGGCTCATAACCATCCATTCCCCTTAACATGTGCAATAGAACAGATTTTCCAGCTCCACTCTTTCCCAAAATCCCTAATGACTCTCCTTCTTCTAATGTAAATGAAATGTTTTTTAAAACTACCTTATCTCCAAATTTTTTTGTGACATTTTTAACTTCCAATAGCATCATAGCTCCTCCCTCCAAGTTCTACAGTGCTTTTTTATGCCAAATCTATGCCTCATACAAAAACCACATTCTCTAATCTTATATTCTCCTCCTTCAATAACTATTGCCTTTCCATTTATTAAAGCATCGGCAATCTTTTTTCTACCTTCTGTCAATAAGCTCCACAAAACTCTTCTTGAGATTCCCATCAACTTAGATGCCTCTTCTTGTGTGTAATCAAGATAATCAACTAACCTAATTGCCTCTAACTCATCCACACTCAATATAACTTTATCTACCTCTGTAAGAGAAACTCCATGTGGTTTAAATATCCTAAATTTTGGTTCTTCAGATATAAATCTTGGAATTTTTGGTCTTCCTCTTCTACTCATATAATCTCCTCATTTTAAATAGAAGTTTTTTGCGTTTTTTATTTGAGGAATTTTAGCATATTAAAGAAACACCACATGTGAAAGTTCATTTTTAAGGCATATTTACAATTATTCCTTCAATAGGAATTTCAATTATCGTGTATTTGCAGTCAGCAAGTTTTTCATCTATTAGCTTTTCAATTTCCATGAGTTTATTTTCACTAACAATAGTTCCAATTAATACAGCATTCTGTGCTAAATCACTAACTGCCTTAATAGCCATCTCTGGGTCTTCATCTAACAAAAATCCCTGCCAATCTTGGGGAGACATACCTTTATAATCATATAAGAAAAATCCAGTTATTCCTCCTTCTGATAGAGCGTTTATTGCCTTTCCAACATTTTCACTTTCAACGAATAAATACAACAAGATTTTCATTTATCCCACCTTTAGACCCTATGGACCTTAACCTTTAATATTGGAATCTTCATCACTGTCCATCTCTCATTGTTCATTTTTTCTTTTAATAGTTCTTCTATTTTTTTAGCTTTTTCCTCTTTAACTACAGTCCCAATAACAACTGCTTTATCAGACTCATCCCTTATAATTTCATAAACTTTCTCAATATCCTCTAACTCCTCTTTACTTAAATTTTTAAACTTATCTGGGGACAATCCCCTATATTTATGCAAGAAAAATCCAGTAATTCCAGCTAAGGTCATTATATTTATTGCTTTACCCACATTTTTTTCTTCAACAAACAATTCAAACAAAACTCTTTTTGTCATAATATCCCCCTTATGTGGAAAAGTTACAATTTAACTGTTAAAAATATAGAATATAAAGTTTTTCATTTAGTTTCCTTAATATGTTATTAAAAAAAGAAATTTTAACAATTATCGTATTATAATTTTCAAATTTTTAAATAATAGGATATTATTTTCCTAAAATCCCTGCCAATAACTTTGGAATATCAGATATATTTTTTGCCACATAAGCACCTGCCTCTTCTAAAGCCTTCATCTTACTTTCTGCTGTTCCTTTTCCTTTCTCAACAATAGCTCCAGCATGTCCCATTCTCTTTCCTTCTGGTGCTGATTGTCCAGCTATATAACCAATAACTGGTTTTTTCATCTTCTCTATAAATTTAGCTGCCTCTTCTTCAGCCCCTCCACCAATCTCTCCAATCATAACAATAGCTTCTGTCTCATCATCCTTCTCAAATAAATCTAAAACCTCCTTATATCTTAATCCAACTATTGGGTCTCCTCCAATCCCTACGCAAG
It encodes the following:
- a CDS encoding nSTAND3 domain-containing NTPase, which codes for MEIKWYVKRGFEDNLIDALNTYGSACVLGLAGMGKTTIARYIYTKLRREGVKVVYLTSDEESKTIKF
- the atwA gene encoding methyl coenzyme M reductase system, component A2; protein product: MMLLEVKNVTKKFGDKVVLKNISFTLEEGESLGILGKSGAGKSVLLHMLRGMDGYEPTEGQIIYHVSYCEKCGYVDVPSKAGTPCKKCGNELKKIEVDFWNDKKYTYNLKRKIAIMLQRTFALYGEKTVLENILEALHQAGYEGKEAIDMALKLIKMVKLEHRITHIARDLSGGEKQRVVLARQIAKEPFIFLADEPTGTLDPQTAKLVHSALKELVIKNKISLILTSHWPEVIAELTEKAIWLDKGEIIMEGTSEEVVNKFMETVKEFKKPETEVEIKEDIIKLENVSKHYCSVERGVIKAVDNVTLNIREREIFGLVGTSGAGKTTLAKIIAGVLPPSKGKYWFRVGDEWVDMTKPGPMGRGRAKRYIGILFQEYALYPHRTILENLTEAIGLELPDEFARMKAVYTLVSVGFSEEEAEEILDKYPHELSVGERHRCALAQVLIKEPRVVILDEPTGTMDPITRNTVAESIHKSRIELEQTYIIVSHDMDFVLNVCDRAGLMRNGKLIKVGKPEEIVALLTEEEKQEMFGQK
- a CDS encoding DUF134 domain-containing protein gives rise to the protein MSRRGRPKIPRFISEEPKFRIFKPHGVSLTEVDKVILSVDELEAIRLVDYLDYTQEEASKLMGISRRVLWSLLTEGRKKIADALINGKAIVIEGGEYKIRECGFCMRHRFGIKKHCRTWREEL
- a CDS encoding MJ1244 family protein yields the protein MKILLYLFVESENVGKAINALSEGGITGFFLYDYKGMSPQDWQGFLLDEDPEMAIKAVSDLAQNAVLIGTIVSENKLMEIEKLIDEKLADCKYTIIEIPIEGIIVNMP
- a CDS encoding MJ1244 family protein produces the protein MTKRVLFELFVEEKNVGKAINIMTLAGITGFFLHKYRGLSPDKFKNLSKEELEDIEKVYEIIRDESDKAVVIGTVVKEEKAKKIEELLKEKMNNERWTVMKIPILKVKVHRV